In Silene latifolia isolate original U9 population chromosome X, ASM4854445v1, whole genome shotgun sequence, the following proteins share a genomic window:
- the LOC141616942 gene encoding uncharacterized protein LOC141616942, with protein sequence MSRRTRRGQPIDPIDHEIEATARRLNSLRRRGLIETPTSHENLVVEDFREEPSTFETFENPFATPGEEVTMVAVPMRDNLAPKKVVNPSIVKPPIQANSFDVKSTLLQLVQGNQFGGGATENPNEHLNEFLDSCDMFKANGVSEDVVRLRLFPYSLWGSAKEWLKICKPDYVRTWDDVSKAFLNKYFPPQRTARIKSELQGFTQQEDETLYEACERHKRKGNSMVESANNVEVKGLIEELKQQVALMSSSNTSSNSSSMRNQVYSCEICGDQGHPPNECPLMVGEGNFIEQVNGIWESSPAKQAFNNNQYHPGMRTHPNFSYGSQNVQNPTFQQKPQFTQNFQAQKPNTTFNQGPPGFQGRTFQPRQQFQPLNPPSNPPFQQNSQPFQQSTQPKSNVELMIEQLMSSQTQFINHSTQKQEETTSSINQLRIQMQASQRMTDNQISQLASQMSQLQASHGKFPGKTEENPKTINAIHLRSGRDLEDRTFIKKRKSGRPGDEVEPQIMVEPPKGVEEKGVEDELVEIVVETPKMIDEPTKIVELPKQQVVRTYMPPIHFPQRLERAKLEQKYGKFMDMMKGINITMSFIDALKEIPSYGKFLKELISNKNSLSPTTMVNLSKECSAILMNEAPQKLEDPGSFSIPCKIGTVHIERALCDLGASISLMPLKIFKKLKGYELSPTRAYLQLVDRSVRYPIGLVEDVLLKVGKLAFPCDFYVMDIPEDSNIPIILGRPYLATGGAMIDVNNGKLSLQVGE encoded by the exons ATGAGTAGGAGAACTCGAAGAGGCCAACCAATTGATCCGATTGACCACGAGATTGAAGCTACCGCAAGAAGACTAAATTCACTCCGTAGAAGAGGGCTTATAGAAACACCAACTTCCCATGAAAATTTAGTAGTGGAAGACTTTCGAGAAGAACCAAGTACCTTTGAAACTTTTGAGAATCCCTTTGCAACTCCGGGAGAAGAAGTGACAATGGTCGCGGTGCCTATGCGAGATAACTTGGCTCCGAAAAAGGTGGTGAATCCGAGTATCGTCAAGCCACCTATTCAAGCCAACAGTTTTGATGTGAAATCCACCTTGCTACAACTTGTCCAAGGGAATCAATTCGGTgggggagccaccgaaaacccAAACGAACATCTCAAcgagttcttggatagttgtgacatgttcaaggcCAATGGAGTATCGGAGGATGTCGTACGCCTTAGGCTTTTCCCTTACTCCTTGTGGGGAAGTGCCAAGGAGTGGCTTAAAATTTGTAAACCCGATTATGTTCGGACTTGGGATGACGTCTCCAAAGCTTTCTTAAACAAATATTTCCCACCACAACGAACCGCAAGAATCAAAAGTGAGCTCCAAGGCTTcacccaacaagaagatgagactCTTTACGAAGCATGTGAGAG gcacaagaggaAAGGAAATTCAATGGTTGAATCGGCCAATAATGTTGAAGTTAAAGGGTTAATTGAAGAGCTCAAGCAACAAGTTGCCTTGATGAGTTCAAGCAACACATCTAGCAACTCTTCTTCTATGAGGAACCAAGTTTATAGTTGTGAGATTTGTGGAGACCAAGGACATCCACCAAATGAGTGTCCTTTGATGGTAGGAGAGGGCAATTTCATAGAGCAAGTGAACGGAATATGGGAGTCTAGTCCGGCTAAGCAAGCatttaacaacaaccaatatcaTCCCGGAATGAGAACCCACCCAAACTTCTCCTATGGTtcacaaaatgtccaaaatcccaCCTTCCAACAAAAACCACAATTCACACAAAACTTTCAAGCTCAAAAACCAAACACAACATTCAACCAAGGTCCACCGGGTTTCCAAGGAAGAACCTTCCAACCAAGACAACAATTTCAACCACTCAATCCACCAAGCAACCCACCTTTccaacaaaactcccaaccattTCAACAATCCACCCAACCAAAGTCAAATGTGGAGCTCATGATAGAGCaattaatgagttctcaaacacaattcatcaaccatTCCACTCAAAAACAAGAAGAGACAACCTCATCCATTAACCAACTTAGGATCCAAATGCAAGCTTCTCAACGGATGACGGACAATCAAATCTCCCAATTGGCTTCCCAAATGAGCCAACTACAAGCCTCTCATGGAAAATTCCCGGGTAAAACTGAGGAGAATCCGAAAACCATAAatgctatccacttgaggagtggtagagaTTTGGAAGACCGGACATTTATCAAGAAAAGGAAGAGTGGAAGACCGGGTGATGAGGTTGAACCTCAAATCATGGTTGAACCTCCTAAGGGAGTTGAAGAAAAAGGGGTTGAAGATGAACTTGTGGAGATTGTTGTGGAGACTCCAAAGATGATTGATGAACCAACAAAAATTGTTGAATTGCCAAAACAACAAGTTGTGAGGACTTATATGCCACCAATTCATTTCCCACAAAGGTTGGAAAGAGCTAAACTTGAACAAAAATATGGAAAGTTCATGGACATGATGAAGGGAATCAATATCACCATGTCCTTCATTGATGCCCTCAAGGAGATACCAAGCTATGGAAAGTTCTTGAAGGAGCTAATTTCAAACAAAAATTCCTTGAGTCCAACAACAATGGTGAACTTATCCAAGGAATGTAGCGCAATTCTTATGAATGAGgctcctcaaaagcttgaagacccAGGGAGTTTTTCCATACCTTGCAAAATTGGGACCGTGCATATTGAGAGAGCcttgtgtgatttgggggcaaGCATTAGTCTTATGCCCCTTAAAATTTTCAAGAAGTTGAAGGGTTATGAGCTTTCACCAACAAGGGCTTATCTCCAACTTGTGGATAGGTCGGTAAGATACCCAATCGGTCTTGTGGAGGATGTCTTGCTCAAAGTGGGTAAACTTGCATTCCCATGTGACTTCTATGTAATGGACATCCCCGAGGACTCaaatattcccatcatattggggcGCCCTTACCTTGCTACAGGGGGTGCCATGATTGATGTGAATAATGGAAAGCTTTCTCTACAAGTTGGTGAATAA
- the LOC141623037 gene encoding peroxidase 72-like, which produces MAKFINFCVFLSLLTLAPLCFSMENNGGPLYPSFYDHSCPRLQEIVWSVVANAVAKEPRMAASLLRLHFHDCFVKGCDASVLLDSSGTIVSEKRSNPNRNSARGFEVIDAIKAAVEKECPGTVSCADILTLAARDSTLLAGGPNWVVPLGRRDSIDASLSGSNNNIPAPNNTFQTILTKFKLKGLDIVDLVALSGAHTIGDSRCTSFRQRLYNQSGNGQPDNTLNQAYAAQLRTRCPQSGGDQNLFVLDFVTPAKFDNNYYKNILAFKGLLNSDQVLLTQNAEAAKLVKLYADNIEIFFQHFANSMVKMGNITPKTGSSGEIRKICRRVNH; this is translated from the exons ATGGCCAAGTTTATCAActtttgtgtttttctttctcttctcacaTTAGCTCCTCTATGCTTCTCCATGGAGAACAATGGCGGTCCCCTTTACCCGTCATTCTATGACCATTCATGTCCTAGACTTCAAGAGATTGTTTGGTCTGTAGTCGCAAATGCGGTTGCTAAAGAACCAAGGATGGCTGCTTCTTTGCTTAGGCTCCATTTCCATGATTGCTTTGTCAAG GGATGTGATGCCTCTGTTTTGCTAGACAGTAGTGGTACCATAGTTAGTGAGAAGAGATCGAACCCTAACAGAAACTCGGCTAGAGGGTTTGAGGTGATTGACGCGATCAAGGCTGCAGTGGAGAAGGAATGCCCTGGGACTGTGTCTTGTGCTGATATATTGACTTTGGCTGCTAGAGACTCCACTCTTCTT GCTGGTGGACCGAATTGGGTGGTTCCACTTGGAAGGAGGGACTCTATAGATGCAAGCTTGAGTGGGTCTAACAACAACATTCCGGCTCCTAACAATACTTTCCAGACCATACTTACTAAGTTCAAGCTTAAGGGGCTCGACATTGTTGATCTCGTCGCACTTTCAG GGGCTCACACTATAGGTGATTCGAGGTGCACCAGCTTCAGGCAAAGGCTATACAACCAAAGTGGCAACGGCCAACCAGACAACACCCTAAACCAGGCCTACGCTGCTCAGTTACGCACCAGGTGCCCACAGTCTGGTGGTGACCAGAACCTGTTTGTGCTAGACTTTGTAACCCCTGCCAAGTTCGACAACAACTACTACAAAAACATACTGGCTTTCAAGGGTCTTTTAAATTCTGATCAAGTCCTGTTAACTCAAAATGCTGAAGCTGCCAAATTGGTGAAACTATACGCCGATAATATCGAGATTTTCTTCCAGCATTTTGCAAATTCTATGGTAAAGATGGGAAATATTACTCCTAAAACAGGTTCAAGTGGTGAAATCAGGAAGATCTGTAGAAGGGTCAATCACTAA